One window of Toxotes jaculatrix isolate fToxJac2 chromosome 19, fToxJac2.pri, whole genome shotgun sequence genomic DNA carries:
- the LOC121199360 gene encoding acetyl-coenzyme A synthetase 2-like, mitochondrial, with protein MWLPCGCASKYVATSLSRGVFGSFLHFLGRRRCNTAAFMPEAAGFAGVSGRSALQEFSVSHSESFWAAVARQRLSWISPFHTVQDCDLSRGKIKWFEGGKLNVSVNCLDRHMHTCPERVALIWERDEPGSEVKVTYRQLLEMTCRVGNLLKRRGVKRGDCVTIYMPPCPLAVASMLACARIGAAHNVVFAGFSAEALAERIRDAQSSTVITVNQGVRGGKIIELKKTVDTAVHSCPTVQQVFVAMRTENPVVMTPRDIAMEEEMLKEDVVCEPAVMDSEDVLFLLYTSGSTGKPKGLVHTQAGYLLYAALTHRYVFSYHDGDVFGCVADIGWITGHSYSVYGPLANGGTTVLFESTPVYPDPGRYWETVQRLKINQFYGAPTAIRLLLKYGDQWVHKYDRSTLKTLGSVGEPINTEAWEWYHRVVGDGRCPVVDTWWQTETGGICIAPRPSDPDAEIVPGMAMRPFFGIKPVLMDTEGKVVTSNNASGALCIAQPWPGMARTIHNNHQRFTETYCQPYPGYFFTGDGAYRSKEGYYQITGRLDDVINVSGHRIGTAEIEDVVNQCSAVAESAVIGFSHNIKGQGVYAFVVLKKGVEVQDVDLSRQLNDMVSKKIAKYACLDCIQFVQRLPKTRSGKIMRRVLRKVVEHEWSELGDLSTLDDPATVQEIIQGHRDLLRKQKPK; from the exons atGTGGCTGCCTTGTGGATGCGCCTCAAAGTACGTCGCGACTTCCCTCAGTCGTGGGGTCTTCGGGTCTTTCTTACACTTTTTGGGCCGAAGGCGATGTAACACGGCGGCGTTTATGCCGGAGGCTGCGGGGTTTGCAGGAGTTTCGGGCCGCTCGGCGCTGCAGGAGTTCTCCGTCTCCCACAGTGAGAGCTTCTGGGCCGCGGTGGCGCGTCAGAGACTGAGCTGGATCAGTCCTTTCCACACCGTCCAGGACTGTGACCTGAGCCGAGGCAAGATTAAGTGGTTTGAGGGAGGAAAGCTGAATGTGTCGG TGAACTGCCTGGACCGCCACATGCACACCTGTCCTGAGAGGGTGGCCCTGATCTGGGAGAGAGATGAGccggggtcagaggtcaaggttACCTACAG GCAGTTACTTGAGATGACGTGTCGTGTGGGCAACCTGTTAAAGCGGCGTGGTGTGAAGAGGGGCGACTGTGTCACCATCTACATGCCTCCTTGCCCCCTGGCTGTGGCGTCCATGTTGGCCTGTGCCCGTATCGGTGCAGCCCACAATGTGGTGTTTGCTGGGTTCAGTGCAGAGGCCCTCGCAGAGCGAATCAGAGACG CCCAATCCAGCACCGTCATCACAGTGAACCAGGGCGTCAGGGGAGGTAAGATCATAGAGCTGAAGAAGACGGTGGACACGGCCGTCCACAGCTGCCCGACGGTACAGCAGGTGTTTGTTGCTATGAGAACAGAGAATCCGGTTGTCATGACACCCAGGGACATCGccatggaggag GAAATGCTAAAGGAGGACGTGGTGTGTGAGCCAGCTGTCATGGACAGTGAGGACGTTTTGTTCCTGCTTTACACATCTGGCAGCACAGGGAAGCCCAAAGGACTCGTCCACACTCAGGCTGGATATCTGCTGTACGCTGCGCTCACCCACAGG TATGTCTTCAGCTACCACGATGGAGACGTGTTCGGCTGTGTGGCAGATATTGGCTGGATAACAGGACACAGTTACAGTGTTTATGGGCCGCTGGCCAATGGGGGAACCACCGTCCTGTTTGAGAGCACTCCCGTTTACCCTGACCCAG GACGGTACTGGGAGACGGTGCAGAGACTCAAGATTAACCAGTTTTACGGGGCTCCCACCGCCATCCGCCTGCTGCTCAAATACGGAGACCAGTGGGTGCACAAATACGACCGCTCCACCCTCAAAACTCTGGGCTCTG TGGGTGAGCCTATCAACACTGAAGCGTGGGAGTGGTACCACAGAGTGGTTGGGGACGGACGCTGTCCTGTGGTGGACACCTGGTGGCAAACAG AGACAGGTGGTATCTGCATTGCCCCGAGGCCATCAGACCCAGACGCAGAGATTGTCCCAGGAATGGCTATGAGACCTTTCTTTGGCATAAAGCCAGTGCTCATGGACACTGAG GGCAAAGTTGTGACTTCCAACAATGCATCTGGAGCTCTGTGTATAGCTCAGCCATGGCCTGGCATGGCCCGAACAATTCATAACAACCACCAGAGATTCACTGAGACCTACTGTCAGCCTTATCCTG GGTATTTCTTTACCGGTGATGGCGCCTATCGATCTAAGGAGGGATATTACCAGATCACTGGACGCCTTGATGATGTCATCAACGTGAGCGGTCACAGGATCGGGACAGCAGAGATAGAGGATGTAGTG AATCAATGCTCAGCAGTGGCTGAATCTGCTGTCATAGGATTCTCACACAACATCAAAGGACAAG GTGTTTATGCCTTTGTGGTGCTAAAAAAGGGAGTAGAGGTCCAAGATGTGGACTTGTCCAGGCAGCTAAACGACATGGTATCTAAAAAGATTGCCAAGTATGCCTGTCTAGACTGCATCCAG TTCGTCCAGCGTCTGCCAAAGACACGCTCAGGTAAGATAATGCGCCGGGTGCTGCGGAAGGTGGTGGAGCACGAATGGAGTGAGTTGGGTGATCTCAGCACGTTGGATGATCCTGCAACAGTTCAGGAGATCATCCAAGGTCACCGTGACCtcttaagaaaacaaaaacctaaaTGA
- the abcd4 gene encoding ATP-binding cassette sub-family D member 4, which translates to MPRLEKSTGRGTKRPKLDWKFVQRFCSIQKVLFPSWSSQSVLMFGTLLVVTLSEQLIIYQVGVLPSHFYNVLADKDYSGFKSLVSKAMVLILLNSTLKSLDQYICSQMYVSWRKTLTESLHTAYFQGRVYYTLNVLREDIDNPDQRISQDAERLCKQMSTMASRLIVSPFTLAYYTYHCFHSTGWIGPVSIFGYFVIGTIANKILMGPIVSTLFEQEKLEGDFRFKHMQIRVNAESAAFYRAGKVEHMRTNRRLQALLETQKSLINKELWLYIGVNTFDYLGGFLSYIIIAIPIFTGIYDGLTPGELSALISKNAFVCIYLINGFTQLIDLSTTLSDVAGYTHRIGEMREVMDDILRKQCDYDPASGESYDFDSDFNIHAGPADTAFILDHLSYKSPYSDQLLVEDLSLKISQGTHLLVVGNTGTGKTSLLRVLNRLWEAQSGFVHMTTCFGPRGTLFLPQKPYLTDGTLREQVIYPLKDIYPASGSVDDDRIIQFLELAGVSSLLKRTGGLDEKVDWNWYDVLSPGEMQRLCFARLFYLQPKYAVLDEATSALTEEAEAQLYRTCKQLGMTLVSLGHRSSLEKYHDVQLKLCGGGRWELIKLKESSGGLNHFDKTM; encoded by the exons AGCAGCTGATCATTTACCAAGTGGGTGTCCTCCCCAGCCACTTCTACAATGTGCTGGCAGACAAAGATTACTCAGGCTTCAAGAGTCTGGTGTCCAAAGCCATGGTACTCATTTTACTCAACTCCACA tTGAAAAGTCTCGACCAGTACATTTGCAGTCAGATGTATGTTAGCTGGAGGAAGACGCTAACTGAGAGCCTCCACACTGCCTACTTCCAGGGCCGAGTCTATTACACACTCAATGTGCTGAGAGAGGACATAGACAACCC agACCAGCGGATCAGTCAGGATGCAGAGAGGTTGTGCAAGCAGATGAGCACCATGGCTAGTCGCTTGATTGTCTCACCATTCACACTGGCTTACTACACCTACCACTGTTTTCACAG CACTGGCTGGATCGGTCCTGTAAGTATCTTTGGCTACTTTGTGATTGGGACCATTGCCAATAAAATCCTCATGGGGCCGATTGTGTCGACTCTGTTTGAACAGGAAAAACTGGAAGGAGACTTCAG attcaaacacatgcaaatccGTGTCAACGCAGAGTCTGCAGCTTTTTACAg aGCTGGTAAAGTGGAGCACATGAGGACAAATCGAAGACTGCAGGCTCTGTTAGAAACTCAGAAGAGTCTTATAAATAAAGAACTCTGGCTTTATA tcGGGGTGAACACCTTTGACTACCTCGGAGGTTTCCTCAGCTACATTATAATCGCCATTCCCATCTTCACCGGTATCTACGATGGTCTCACTCCTGGCGAGCTTAGTGCGCTCATCAGTAag AACGCCTTTGTGTGCATCTACTTGATAAATGGCTTCACGCAGCTAATAGACCTGTCAACCACTCTGTCAGATGTGGCTGGATACACCCACAG GATTGGGGAGATGAGGGAGGTGATGGATGACATTTTACGCAAGCAGTGTGACTATGACCCAGCGTCAGGAGAAAGCTACGACTTTGACAG TGACTTCAATATCCATGCAGGCCCAGCGGACACTGCTTTCATCCTGGACCATCTTTCATATAAATCTCCATACTCAGaccagctgctggtggaggaCCTGAGTCTGAAAATCAGTCAGGGAACTCACCTGCTGGTGGTGGGGAACACGGGCACCGGCAAAACGTCACTACTGAGGGTCCTCAACCGACTCTGGGAGGCACAAAGTG GTTTTGTCCACATGACGACATGTTTTGGGCCCAGAGGAACCCTGTTCCTGCCACAGAAACCGTACCTGACTGATGGCACACTGCGCGAACAG GTGATCTACCCACTGAAGGATATTTACCCTGCATCAG ggtCAGTGGACGATGACAGAATTATACAGTTCCTGGAACTAGCAGGAGTG TCCAGTCTCTTGAAGCGGACAGGTGGGCTGGATGAAAAGGTGGACTGGAACTG gTATGATGTCCTGTCTCCTGGTGAAATGCAGCGTCTCTGCTTTGCACGACTGTTCTACCTGCAGCCCAAATATGCAG tgttggaTGAGGCCACCAGTGCCTtgacagaggaggcagaggcaCAACTGTACCGGACCTGTAAACAGCTTGGCATGACGCTGGTCAGCCTGGGACACCGCAGCAGCCTTGAGAAG taCCATGATGTCCAGCTGAAACTATGTGGAGGCGGACGATGGGAGTTAATTAAGTTAAAGGAAAGCAGCGGCGGCCTCAATCACTTCGACAAAACCATGTGA